GAGAAAAGTAATCCCGTATCCAAGGTTTCCTTTCCAACTCTATCATATGCTAAAATTCTAATTTTATCCGGAAGAAGTCCTAAAGAGGATATTCTATCTTTAAAAGAACCTCTAAAAAAATTCTGAAGCGCTTTTGTTAAAGCTGTTTCTCCCGAGGCTGCCTTCTTTTCTCCATCCGGGATGGCTTTTTCCGAAGCTTTTCTTTCCTTTTCCAGCTTATCTTTATCGGAAAGGTAGGTCTTTTTTTTCTTAGGATCTAAGTCTGCTTTCGCTAATTCAGCTTCAAGAAACTTGAGTTCTTCTCCAATTTCTTCTATTCTTATCCTAGAAGTTTCCGAGCTGATCCTTGCAAGTGCTGTTTTTTCTGCGATAGATCTGATACGCTCGTAAACAGGAGCATCGATCGGAGCTCCATTCTCTTTCCTTAATTCATTACGGACCTTGGACTCGAATTCTTGGATCTCTTTTTCGGAAAGATATCTTGTAAAATAAGTATCTACGGATTTATAAACATTTCCTCTCTTAACATTCAAACCAATGGATTGACCGAATGCCTTTAAGGCCCCGAAGAGTCCGCCTTCCTTCTGAACGACTGTCCTTTTAAACTTACTAAGTTGTTTCTTTTTCTCCTTAACCCTTACCTTGAATTCTTCTATCAAGATCATACTTCGGCTCAGGTTTTCCAGATCCAAAACGACGGAGTTCACGTATTCCAAAGGAGCCTTTAACTCCGACTCCAGCTTCTCTTCTAAAGCTTTTGTCTGTTGGGAATAATGGATTATTGAGGTAAAACCTAATATAGAGATGACCAATGCGGCCGTAAAAAAGGAAAGTTTCGCCCGTATCCCGGGCAGAACCGCTCTTAGGAATTTGTTTTTAATCATCTTATTATCTCGTATGGATCAGAGTAAGTTTGTTACGCGGAGGATTTTTGAGACGTTGGTAACGTACGACCATTATTTTCTTAATGGAACGTAATCCGAAACCTCCGTCGGCCCCGCTTTCGTATAATTCCTTCCAGGTTTCGCTTTTTTCTTTGGTGGGATCGAAAGGAACGCCTTGGTCCAGGATGGAAAACTTCCAGCTTCCTTTATTTTTTTTCATTCTTAACTCAATTTTAGAAGAGTCCGGTTCCGAAAATCCATGCTCTATTACGTTAGTCATAGCTTCGTCAAGGCAGAATACGATCCGGCCTTTGACGATGTCAGAACAGTCCTCTCCCAAAAATTCGCGGACCTCTCCCCGAATTTTAGAAAGTTCATCCAGATCGACGGAGTAATATAGGATTTTTTCCGGAAAGGAATCCATGAGAGGATTCAAACTCCGCCTAACGCGTCATCTAAAGAAGGAAATACTCTCACCTTTTTGGTGAAATACATAAGTTCCATCGTATCCTTTACTTCCTTTTTAAGGCTGCAGAAAACGATCTCACCCGATTTTTCCTTCAAAAATTTTTGGATGGAGTTTAAAACGCCGATCCCTGCAGAAGCGATATAAGTCAGAGCGGAACAATCACAGATGATTGTCTTGATCCCGTTTCCTACCGCTGCTTCTAATTTGATTTTTAGATCCGGAGCGGTTTTAGCATCAATTTCTCCTGCAACTTTGAGGATCAATTTGCTTCCGTCCACTTTTTCGTTGAATGTGAGGTTTGCCATTTACACACCCTTCCTTAATTCTTTCATTAAATCCTTCGCTTGGATGATTCCATATAGTTTTCTTTCTAAGGAGTCTATTTCGTAGTAATACTTTGTGTTCGGATCCCCTTCGAAAATATGAGCATATTTTCGAATACCTTGGATCGCCTTCTTCGCATTCCCTTCCAATATACCCTTTGTTATGGAAAAGTAAAGTTCTATAGCCAGAGAATCTTTTAAGTCCTCTTTAAACCCGACTTCACGTTTTCCTAATGCGTCCAAAAGATTTTCCACCTCTTGTTCGCTATAAGTCTCCGAATCACTGTAGTTAATTATGTATCTCGAAAGTAGTTTCTTACAACGGACCAGATTATTGACCTTTGCCGCAGAAAGTATCTGTTGATACAAAGTATGAACTTCAGTATCTAAATATACCTTCTGTCTTGTCCCATCCAATTTCACCGGTTCGAAAGCGGATTTTAATTCTTCTTTAGAGAAATTTTTAATAGAGTCTTCGAAAAGTTTTTCATTATTACTACTGGTAACTTTTTCGAATTCTTTCAGAGGTTTTTCTAATACCGCTATAAATTCCAAAGCTTCCGGAGAAGAAGCTATACTTCCGGATTCTTGGATCTTCTCCAAAAAGAAAATGCATGAGTCACCCAAAGCGGAAAGACTTTCTATAATTGCCTGAGAGATCAAACGTTTGCATTGGTGAGGAAGAGTATGCAAATAAGAAGGATTATTAGAATCCTCTTGGATCTTATCGATCATCTTGCTCGCAGCAAGTGCAGAATGAGACTTTTCCTTTTCCCAACCCGCGTAGATAAACGGATCATAGAGATATTTTTTAAAATTCTTTTTGCCGGACATGGCAAGAAGTCGGATGATTTTTACAAGTTCTTGTGCGAGATCCGAAGGGATCGATGTTCTTTTTTCGGCCATTTGTTAGAAGGGTTTTCAAACCCATTGGACTTGGATTTTCGCACCTTTGAAACAGGCTGTTAGGCGAAATTCACCAGATATATCCAGGTCAGAAGCATTTTATACACGCCTAAAAAGCATAGCAAATTCCGAAATTTACATCGATTCCCGAAAAAAGTAATAGGACATAAATAGATTTCGAAATTGTAACATTAGGTTTTGGGGCGACTCCTCGCTTTGCGAGGACCTTTTGAGCGACCCTTAGGCAGCGAAGCACCATCAAAGCGACCTTTTTCTAAACGAATTATGAAATCCTTTTAAAGGAAAATATGCTTCGATGGTGCATCGCCGGATTTCCGCTACGATCCCTGTCGCGATCTTAACGACCGATCCTCATTTCTTTTCGAACCTTTTCATCCAATCGAAAAAGTCCGCTTGCCATAATGCCTGAGCACCCAATTGACAATGCTGCCCGCCGCCGGACGCACGATCATATAGTACTGAAGTGACACTTCTTGCATTCGTTAATTTACGTTTAAAGTCTTCTACTTGTTTGATCGGAATGAAATGATCCTCTGTCCCGGCTAGGATTAGAACATCCTGGTTAATTTTTTCCGCCGAGGATTCTAAAGTATAAGCCCGAAAGGCTTTTAAAGTCTCGCCCGAAGTTTTTGTCTTCATTGTCCATTTCCCATTTTTTACTCCCCAAGAAAAACTAGGAGAAAAAGAGGATTTGATCGTAACTAGAAACTCGATTATATTATCGTAATTCTTCTTTTCTAGCCAGAGAATGATCCCAGGAACGGTACGTTCTGCAACTTCTCCAAAATCATACAAAACGTCATAAGCAACTACTCCATCAAATCTCTTGTCAAATGCGGCAGCGCGGGGAGCAAGATATCCTCCTAAACTCATACCGACCAAAATTGTTTTGGGAGGTTTCGTATGTGAGGCCAAAAACGTGTCGAGTACTGCTTTCGTCGGTTTTTCCCATTCAGGAGTAAAACCCAAATTTTGTTTTCGCAAAACGGAGCCTTGGCCCGGCCCTTCGTACGTAAGCACGCTGAATCCTCTCTCATAAGCTCCGCGAACAAGAACAAAATACAACTCTTCCAAAGTTGAATCGAAACCGCCTACAAGAACGATCAAAGGTTTATGATCTGCACCGGAAGGTCCAGGGTAATAGATCGCATTTAATTGATATTCTCCGTACGGGACTCGGATCTTTTCGTATTTTACTCCGAGAGAATCCAAACCCTTATGAAAAACTTCCACGGATTTATCAAAAGCGGAAGGTCGTTTCTCATCTTCGGGGTCTAGAAAGAATTCTGCTGTGCGCAGATAGTTATGCGCTCTTAAATATGCCTGGCCTCTGCTCATTGGATCTTGGATCTGATCCGCCCTCTCGAGCACTTGATTACCCAGGTTCTCCCAGGCAGAAAACCAGGATTGAGGATCTCCTTCTTTGATATTCTTAACCGCTTCTAGAACTTCTCCAGTTTCAGCCCCGTCGCTGCGGGCATCATTTAAGGCTCTTATGGTTTGAAAATGGTAAGCCTGGTCGTTAAAAAAACGCCCTTTCTCGACTTTACCGCAATTCCAAACAGAAATCGGCAATATCGCAAAAATCAAAAGATAACTAAAACTTCCCTTTACATATCTCATTTGAATTCTCCAAAATATGAACATAGTTCATATATAAGACGAAAACAAAAATGGAATGTAAATTAAAATTTGAACCTTGTTCATATTTTATAAAAAATGGAAAATGCGCTTGTTTGGCAGATTGATCCTTCCCAAACATTTTTAGAGATGGACCCAAAGAAAAAAATAGTCCGAAACCCGGTACAAGATCGTTCTATCGCTCGAAAAGAGAATCTTATAGAAGCGGCCTATAAACTCGTAAAACGGAACGGATACGATGAAACGGGGATACGTGACATAGTTGAAGAAGCGGGAGTTTCTATCGGAACATTCTACGCGTACTATAAAGACAAAAACGATATCGCATTAGAAGTGATCCGAAAATACAGCGAGGAATTTTACGGTAATCTTGCCTCAGAAACTATCGGATCTCTTCCTGAAACTGCGGATATCGTCCAGATCATTTTGGAAATCCTGACTAGGATGAGAAAATCCGCCTTAAAGAACAAAAAACTACATAAAGAATTTGCAATACTTTATCTTGCAGACCAGGAACTTTCAATTGCTGTAAAAAAAATAGAAAGAGAAAGGATCGGAAAAGAAGTTTTCAAACTGCTGGAATACTTCGGAAAAAATCTGAAGCTAAGGTCCGAACCGGCTTCTCTTTTGATCGCCCAAAGAGCCATGGACGATATCATAACGTATATGGTACTCCAAGGATTCGATATTCCGGATGAAAAGATCTTAGAAGAAACCGCGATTATGATCGGAAAATATTTGGAGCTTTCATAATACTAACTCCGCACCTTTCGGATCTTCAGTCCTTAAATTTAAGTCGATTCAATGCTAATCTTTATAACATCCGCCAAATTTCGGAATTCGTCCACGATCTTCAGAATATCGAAATCCCG
The DNA window shown above is from Leptospira neocaledonica and carries:
- a CDS encoding STAS domain-containing protein, which produces MANLTFNEKVDGSKLILKVAGEIDAKTAPDLKIKLEAAVGNGIKTIICDCSALTYIASAGIGVLNSIQKFLKEKSGEIVFCSLKKEVKDTMELMYFTKKVRVFPSLDDALGGV
- a CDS encoding TetR/AcrR family transcriptional regulator, encoding MENALVWQIDPSQTFLEMDPKKKIVRNPVQDRSIARKENLIEAAYKLVKRNGYDETGIRDIVEEAGVSIGTFYAYYKDKNDIALEVIRKYSEEFYGNLASETIGSLPETADIVQIILEILTRMRKSALKNKKLHKEFAILYLADQELSIAVKKIERERIGKEVFKLLEYFGKNLKLRSEPASLLIAQRAMDDIITYMVLQGFDIPDEKILEETAIMIGKYLELS
- a CDS encoding ATP-binding protein, which gives rise to MDSFPEKILYYSVDLDELSKIRGEVREFLGEDCSDIVKGRIVFCLDEAMTNVIEHGFSEPDSSKIELRMKKNKGSWKFSILDQGVPFDPTKEKSETWKELYESGADGGFGLRSIKKIMVVRYQRLKNPPRNKLTLIHTR
- a CDS encoding alpha/beta hydrolase, with protein sequence MRYVKGSFSYLLIFAILPISVWNCGKVEKGRFFNDQAYHFQTIRALNDARSDGAETGEVLEAVKNIKEGDPQSWFSAWENLGNQVLERADQIQDPMSRGQAYLRAHNYLRTAEFFLDPEDEKRPSAFDKSVEVFHKGLDSLGVKYEKIRVPYGEYQLNAIYYPGPSGADHKPLIVLVGGFDSTLEELYFVLVRGAYERGFSVLTYEGPGQGSVLRKQNLGFTPEWEKPTKAVLDTFLASHTKPPKTILVGMSLGGYLAPRAAAFDKRFDGVVAYDVLYDFGEVAERTVPGIILWLEKKNYDNIIEFLVTIKSSFSPSFSWGVKNGKWTMKTKTSGETLKAFRAYTLESSAEKINQDVLILAGTEDHFIPIKQVEDFKRKLTNARSVTSVLYDRASGGGQHCQLGAQALWQADFFDWMKRFEKK